In Clupea harengus chromosome 1, Ch_v2.0.2, whole genome shotgun sequence, one DNA window encodes the following:
- the LOC116224217 gene encoding interferon alpha-1-like, with protein sequence MVLQSFTWVTIILCFVHVSAVPITCGLQRRLVDKSHSLLESMSGLFPVECLEHNLPIAFPSSAFKTSETAESGGAEKAAYETLKLIDTLFANDSMPTSWNNLEDFQDIIYRQIEESECVSQTASDYKDNSICYNSIFLNLILLSRLNQIMSKTQSSEDSPARNATLKMYFDKIATVLKEKESSDCAWEVVRKEILYTLKFILQSSSYLI encoded by the exons ATGGTACTTCAGAGCTTCACCTGGGTGACCATCATCCTCTGCTTTGTGCATGTCAGCGCAGTACCCATTACATGCGGACTCCAAAGAAGATTGGTAGACAAATCCCACAGCCTACTAGAGAGCATG AGTGGTCTCTTTCCTGTGGAGTGCCTTGAGCATAATCTTCCAATTGCATTCCCGTCCTCTGCCTTTAAGACCTCTGAGACAGCAGAA AGTGGTGGTGCAGAGAAGGCGGCTTATGAAACTCTCAAATTGATCGACACTCTGTTTGCCAATGACTCAATGCCGACCAGCTGGAACAATCTTGAGGATTTCCAGGACATTATTTACCGTCAGATTGAGGAGAGCGAATGCGTGAGTCAAACAGCTAGTGATTACAAAGACAACTCAATATGTTATAACAGTATATTTTTAAATCTAATATTGCTTTCCCGTCTAAACCAGATTATGAGCAAAACTCAATCATCTGAGGATTCCCCAGCTAGAAATGCAACGCTGAAAATGTACTTTGACAAAATAGCAACAGTTTTGAAAGAAAAG GAATCCAGTGATTGTGCGTGGGAGGTGGTTCGAAAGGAGATATTATACACACTCAAATTTATTCTCCAGAGCTCCAGCTACCTTATTTAG
- the LOC116221431 gene encoding interferon beta-like, with translation MGLPGIHNRKPAYSYDDRGGYFPFECLDQNVQLTFPASAFKSNGTAQVNVGLKKAIYDALRKIDVLFENDTMPNSWDQKKIDDFRNIVYRLVEENECVLNSSQAIEDDFSDREILLDAYFKEMADLLLQKEFSACAWEVVRKETLRTLGFILQNASDHLFWTRRHGHKRRR, from the exons ATGGGTCTACCGGGCATACACAACCGCAAACCAGCCTACAGTTACGACGACAGG GGAGGCTATTTTCCATTCGAATGCCTTGATCAAAACGTTCAGCTTACATTCCCTGCCTCTGCTTTCAAGTCGAACGGGACTGCACAG GTCAACGTTGGCTTAAAGAAAGCTATCTACGATGCGCTCAGAAAAATTGATGTCCTGTTTGAGAATGATACCATGCCAAACAGCTGGGACCAAAAGAAAATAGACGACTTCAGAAACATAGTTTACCGACTGGTCGAGGAGAACGAGTGT GTTTTGAACTCATCTCAGGCGATCGAAGACGACTTTTCTGACAGAGAAATCCTACTGGATGCATATTTTAAAGAAATGGCAGACCTCCTCCTACAAAAG GAATTCAGCGCCTGCGCGTGGGAGGTCGTGCGAAAGGAGACCTTGCGCACGCTCGGGTTCATCTTGCAGAACGCCTCCGATCACCTGTTCTGGACAAGAAGGCACGGGCACAAACGTCGTCGTTAG
- the LOC116224338 gene encoding interferon alpha-1-like, which yields MVLQSFTWVTIILCFVHVSAVPITCGLQRRLVDKSHSLLESMSGLFPVECLEHNLPIAFPSSAFKTSETAESGGAEKAAYETLKLIDTLFANDSMPTSWNNLEDFQDIIYRQIEESECIMSKTQSSQEDSPARNATLKMYFDKIATVLKEKESSDCAWEVVRKEILYTLKFILQSSNYLI from the exons ATGGTACTTCAGAGCTTCACCTGGGTGACCATCATCCTCTGCTTTGTGCATGTCAGCGCAGTACCCATTACATGCGGACTCCAAAGAAGATTGGTAGACAAATCCCACAGCCTACTAGAGAGCATG AGTGGTCTCTTTCCTGTGGAGTGCCTTGAGCATAATCTTCCAATTGCATTCCCGTCCTCTGCCTTTAAGACCTCTGAGACAGCAGAA AGTGGTGGTGCAGAGAAGGCGGCTTATGAAACTCTCAAATTGATCGACACTCTGTTTGCCAATGACTCAATGCCGACCAGCTGGAACAATCTTGAGGATTTCCAGGACATTATTTACCGTCAGATTGAGGAGAGCGAATGC ATTATGAGCAAAACTCAATCATCTCAGGAGGATTCCCCAGCTAGAAATGCAACGCTGAAAATGTACTTTGACAAAATAGCAACAGTTTTGAAAGAAAAG GAATCCAGTGATTGTGCGTGGGAGGTGGTTCGAAAGGAGATATTATACACACTCAAATTTATTCTCCAGAGCTCCAACTACCTTATTTAG
- the LOC116221441 gene encoding interferon beta-like produces MVCLFQGGSFPFECLDQNVQLTFPASAFESNGTAQVNVGLKKAIYDALRKIDVLFENDTMPNSWDQKKIDDFRNIVYRLVEENECGLNSYQAIEDDFSDREILLDAYFKEMADLLLQKEFSACAWEVVRKETLRTLGFILQNASDHLFWTRRHGHKRRR; encoded by the exons ATGGTTTGTCTGTTTCAGGGAGGCTCTTTTCCATTCGAATGCCTTGATCAAAACGTTCAGCTTACATTCCCTGCCTCTGCTTTCGAGTCGAACGGGACTGCACAG GTCAACGTTGGCTTAAAGAAAGCTATCTACGATGCGCTCAGAAAAATTGATGTCCTGTTTGAGAATGACACCATGCCAAACAGCTGGGACCAAAAGAAAATAGACGACTTCAGAAACATAGTTTACCGACTGGTCGAGGAGAACGAGTGT GGTTTGAACTCATATCAGGCGATCGAAGACGACTTTTCTGACAGAGAAATCCTACTGGATGCATATTTTAAAGAAATGGCAGACCTCCTCCTACAAAAG GAATTCAGCGCCTGCGCGTGGGAGGTCGTGCGAAAGGAGACCTTGCGCACGCTCGGGTTCATCTTGCAGAACGCCTCCGATCACCTGTTCTGGACAAGAAGGCACGGGCACAAACGTCGTCGTTAG
- the LOC116224342 gene encoding interferon alpha-1-like codes for MVLQSFTWVTIILCFVHVSAVPITCGLQRRLVDKSHSLLESMSGLFPVECLEHNLPIAFPSSAFKTSETAESGGAEKAAYETLKLIDTLFANDSMPTSWNNLEDFQDIIYRQIEESECIMSKTQSSEDSPARNATLKMYFDKIATVLKEKESSDCAWEVVRKEILYTLKFILQSSSYLI; via the exons ATGGTACTTCAGAGCTTCACCTGGGTGACCATCATCCTCTGCTTTGTGCATGTCAGCGCAGTACCCATTACATGCGGACTCCAAAGAAGATTGGTAGACAAATCCCACAGCCTACTAGAGAGCATG AGTGGTCTCTTTCCTGTGGAGTGCCTTGAGCATAATCTTCCAATTGCATTCCCGTCCTCTGCCTTTAAGACCTCTGAGACAGCAGAA AGTGGTGGTGCAGAGAAGGCGGCTTATGAAACTCTCAAATTGATCGACACTCTGTTTGCCAATGACTCAATGCCGACCAGCTGGAACAATCTTGAGGATTTCCAGGACATTATTTACCGTCAGATTGAGGAGAGCGAATGC ATTATGAGCAAAACTCAATCATCTGAGGATTCCCCAGCTAGAAATGCAACGCTGAAAATGTACTTTGACAAAATAGCAACAGTTTTGAAAGAAAAG GAATCCAGTGATTGTGCGTGGGAGGTGGTTCGAAAGGAGATATTATACACACTCAAATTTATTCTCCAGAGCTCCAGCTACCTTATTTAG
- the LOC116222161 gene encoding sterile alpha motif domain-containing protein 3-like, protein MAAASPQPMILRVVEPDQARKLKLSSRPTSVDALINIIKEQLEINLDFDLLYEDPDFEGKLTSLTDIEELPQKAVVHISLSQDSSSIASTVLLSDVSSPERLSRWPPGPFPVPTFAFDVELKLRDGNAEYKKNNTHLKLTRDLKHDILEKLASTIYGFKAYPSDKEIAKAAEALVAKHPCLKEAGSETGWNGWKNSIKFKMGNFRNKMRRAGCQEVTVNAGKRSRSYPENESSHSNIKRPKRAEVNFLPNFPQGKDPSSLEQLRQTIVEEVKKTEKNLPLIRKMMETTFPLRRQTIVMSCPPVNELMDLWPALKIESELYAEFQRITNQNLPNTFYAELDRHLPRLMTLFRQKASKTGKTADALAEILKIHDELEIHDIHTKRITVLHALPVYLHEDVSGFFRTCTDESDELELDGVAVALLTVISDNDTRPVHHHPVRISVIIESDAVVSLPRLSDAFLVIFGLIYALHLSYPKALTNTFEFTEKILLGLESGKLSPRLQTLKNDLLM, encoded by the exons ATGGCAGCTGCATCCCCACAACCAATGATTCTTCGTGTTGTTGAGCCAGACCAGGCTAGAAAATTAAAACTCAGCTCACGACCAACCTCTGTTGATGCACTGATCAACATTATAAAAGAACAGCTGGAAATCAACCTTGACTTCGATTTGCTTTACGAAGATCCAGACTTTGAAGGGAAACTTACTTCCCTTACAGACATTGAGGAATTGCCACAAAAAGCTGTTGTGCACATCTCACTTTCACAAGACTCCAGCTCTATTGCATCTACTGTTCTACTTTCAGATGTGTCATCTCCAGAGCGTCTCAGCAGGTGGCCTCCAGGTCCTTTCCCTGTTCccacatttgcatttgatgtTGAACTAAAACTTAGAGATGGAAATGCGGAATATAAGAAGAACAACACGCACCTTAAGTTGACAAGAGACCTAAAGCACGACATTTTAGAAAAGCTTGCATCTACTATATATGGTTTTAAGGCTTACCCAAGTGATAAAGAGATTGCAAAGGCTGCTGAGGCTCTTGTAGCCAAACATCCCTGCTTGAAGGAAGCAGGATCTGAGACTGGCTGGAATGGATGGAAAAACTCCATCAAGTTTAAGATGGGCAATTTCAGGAACAAGATGAGACGGGCTGGATGTCAGGAGGTCACTGTTAATGCTGGAAAAAGAAGTAGAAGTTATCCTGAAAATGAATCTTCACATTCCAACATTAAAAGACCCAAGCGAGCAGAAGTCAACTTCCTACCAAACTTTCCCCAAGGAAAGGATCCTTCAAGCCTTGAGCAGTTGAGGCAGACAATTGTTGAAGAAGTCAAGAAGACTGAGAAGAACCTGCCCCTCATTAGAAAGATGATGGAGACCACATTTCCCCTACGCCGACAGACCATAGTGATGTCCTGCCCACCAGTGAACGAGCTCATGGACCTCTGGCCTGCTCTCAAAATAGAGTCTGAG TTGTATGCAGAGTTCCAGCGGATTACGAATCAGAACCTGCCCAACACATTCTATGCTGAGCTTGACCGCCATCTTCCTCGACTGATGACCTTATTCAGACAGAAGGCATCAAAAACTGGAAAGACAGCAGATGCTCTGGCTGAAATTTTAAAAATCCACGATGAACTG GAAATCCATGACATCCACACCAAGCGCATTACTGTTCTCCACGCCCTTCCAGTGTATCTGCACGAGGACGTTTCTGGATTTTTCAGAACCTGCACA GACGAGTCTGATGAGCTGGAGCTTGATGGCGTTGCAGTGGCCCTCCTTACGGTCATCAGTGACAATGACACACGTCCAGTTCACCACCACCCTGTGAGAATCTCTGTAATCATTGAAAGTGATGCCGTGGTCAGCCTCCCCAGACTTAGCGATGCCTTCCTGGTAATCTTTGGACTGATATATGCACTACACCTCAGCTACCCCAAAGCACTGACCAACACTTTTGAATTCACTGAAAAGATTTTACTTGGTCTAGAAAGTGGTAAACTGTCACCCAGGTTGCAGACCCTCAAGAATGACTTGTTGATGTaa